A region of Streptomyces sp. R44 DNA encodes the following proteins:
- a CDS encoding cyclic nucleotide-binding/CBS domain-containing protein, with product MLVRDAMSTVVLTIGPAHTLRQAARLMAARRVGAAIVLDTDAGGLGIITERDILNSLARDQDPDRETAGSHTTRDVVFAAPGWTLAEAAEAMTHGGFRHLVVLDDRGPVGIVSVRDIIRCWIPVHSVAR from the coding sequence ATGCTCGTCCGTGACGCCATGAGCACCGTGGTCCTCACCATCGGCCCCGCCCACACCCTCCGACAGGCAGCCCGGCTGATGGCGGCGCGCCGCGTCGGCGCGGCCATCGTCCTCGACACCGATGCCGGCGGCCTCGGCATCATCACCGAGCGCGACATCCTCAACTCCCTCGCCCGCGACCAGGACCCCGACCGGGAGACGGCCGGCTCCCACACCACCCGTGACGTCGTCTTCGCCGCACCCGGTTGGACCCTGGCGGAGGCGGCCGAGGCCATGACGCACGGCGGCTTCCGCCACCTCGTCGTGCTCGACGACCGGGGCCCCGTCGGCATCGTCTCCGTGCGCGACATCATCCGCTGCTGGATCCCGGTGCACAGCGTCGCCCGCTGA
- a CDS encoding catalase has protein sequence MSIVGSDPEQDRPYKTQEAHVTQGPLTTEAGAPVADNQNSETAGIGGPVLVQDQLLLEKLAHFNRERIPERVVHARGAGAYGTFTVTRDVTRWTRAKFLSEVGKETETFLRFSTVAGNLGAADAVRDPRGWALKFYTEEGNYDLVGNNTPVFFIKDAIKFPDFIHTQKRDPYTGSQEADNVWDFWGLSPESTHQVTWLFGDRGIPASYRHMNGYGSHTFQWNNEAGEVFWVKYHFKTDQGIKNLTQDEANRLAGEDPDSHQRDLREAIERGDFPSWTVQVQIMPAADAANYRFNPFDLTKVWPHEDYPPIEIGKLELNRNPENIFAEVEQSIFSPAHFVPGIGPSPDKMLQGRLFAYGDAHRYRVGINADHLPVNRPHATEARTNSRDGYLYDGRHKGAKNYEPNSFGGPHQTDRPLWAGSAVTGVTGDHAAPSHAEDDDFVQAGNLYRLMSEDEKGRLVGNLAGFIAKVSRDDIAERAIGNFRQADGDFGKRLEAAVQALRG, from the coding sequence ATGTCTATTGTAGGCTCAGATCCAGAACAGGACAGGCCGTACAAGACGCAGGAGGCGCACGTGACGCAGGGACCGCTCACCACGGAGGCCGGGGCTCCGGTCGCCGACAACCAGAACAGCGAGACCGCGGGCATCGGCGGTCCGGTCCTCGTCCAGGACCAGCTCCTCCTGGAGAAGCTCGCCCACTTCAACCGTGAGCGCATCCCGGAGCGCGTGGTCCACGCGCGCGGTGCGGGCGCCTACGGCACCTTCACGGTGACCCGTGACGTCACGCGGTGGACGCGCGCGAAGTTCCTCTCCGAGGTCGGCAAGGAGACCGAGACCTTCCTGCGCTTCTCCACCGTCGCGGGCAACCTCGGCGCGGCGGACGCGGTGCGCGACCCCCGCGGCTGGGCGCTGAAGTTCTACACCGAAGAGGGCAACTACGACCTCGTCGGCAACAACACCCCGGTGTTCTTCATCAAGGACGCCATCAAGTTCCCCGACTTCATCCACACCCAGAAGCGCGACCCGTACACGGGCTCGCAGGAGGCGGACAACGTCTGGGACTTCTGGGGCCTCTCCCCGGAGTCGACCCACCAGGTCACCTGGCTCTTCGGCGACCGCGGCATCCCCGCCTCGTACCGCCACATGAACGGCTACGGCTCGCACACGTTCCAGTGGAACAACGAGGCCGGCGAGGTCTTCTGGGTCAAGTACCACTTCAAGACCGACCAGGGCATCAAGAACCTCACCCAGGACGAGGCCAACCGCCTCGCCGGCGAGGACCCGGACTCGCACCAGCGCGACCTGCGCGAGGCCATCGAGCGCGGCGACTTCCCGAGCTGGACCGTGCAGGTCCAGATCATGCCCGCGGCCGACGCGGCGAACTACCGCTTCAACCCCTTCGACCTCACCAAGGTCTGGCCGCACGAGGACTACCCGCCGATCGAGATCGGCAAGCTGGAGCTCAACCGGAACCCGGAGAACATCTTCGCCGAGGTCGAGCAGTCGATCTTCAGCCCCGCGCACTTCGTGCCGGGCATCGGCCCCTCCCCGGACAAGATGCTCCAGGGTCGTCTCTTCGCGTACGGCGACGCCCACCGCTACCGCGTCGGCATCAACGCCGACCACCTTCCGGTGAACCGCCCGCACGCCACCGAGGCGCGCACCAACTCCCGTGACGGCTACCTCTACGACGGCCGCCACAAGGGCGCGAAGAACTACGAGCCGAACAGCTTCGGCGGCCCGCACCAGACGGACCGGCCGCTCTGGGCCGGCTCCGCGGTCACCGGCGTCACCGGCGACCACGCCGCCCCCTCGCACGCCGAGGACGACGACTTCGTGCAGGCGGGCAACCTCTACCGCCTGATGTCCGAGGACGAGAAGGGCCGTCTCGTCGGGAACCTGGCCGGCTTCATCGCCAAGGTCTCGCGCGACGACATCGCCGAGCGGGCGATCGGCAACTTCCGCCAGGCGGACGGTGACTTCGGCAAGCGGCTGGAGGCCGCGGTCCAGGCCCTGCGCGGCTGA